One window of Nitrososphaerota archaeon genomic DNA carries:
- a CDS encoding sugar kinase: MGMRILVIPRRRLGSVLKEVSEALQQASLSYRITETPTAEEIKAYDMLLVVGGDGDVLRVFQKMGLESIPVLGVSEADGESFLTEVGISNLNQALKNIASSNYLVEEATRLEVLVDGKTLPPVLNEAALFPTRSASFIEYLLKVDGEVVWRDYGDGLILATPTGSTAYAMSAGGPMVHPKAAVFLLVPVNSVDVTRRPLVVNDTSTIEINEINSRYDCVVILDGIMRVKVENGIKAKKAAAPAKMIRLRGASTTESKIRRKVKLAEELLKMPPSAKLVLKTLEYEGPLGQREISEKTLLPPRTTRLALKLLLSKGLIKRTADLRDARHRLYQIA, from the coding sequence GATACTAGTAATACCTAGGAGACGACTGGGCTCTGTATTAAAAGAAGTTTCGGAAGCGCTTCAGCAAGCCAGTCTTAGCTACCGCATTACAGAAACACCTACAGCTGAAGAGATAAAAGCCTACGACATGCTTCTCGTGGTTGGAGGAGACGGTGATGTTCTTAGGGTCTTTCAGAAGATGGGCTTAGAGAGCATACCAGTGTTGGGTGTAAGTGAAGCAGATGGAGAGAGCTTCTTAACCGAGGTAGGCATCTCAAACCTTAACCAAGCGCTCAAAAATATCGCCTCATCAAATTATCTAGTGGAGGAGGCGACTAGGCTTGAGGTTCTGGTCGATGGTAAAACCCTACCTCCAGTTTTAAATGAAGCTGCTCTATTCCCAACTAGAAGCGCATCCTTCATAGAGTATCTACTGAAAGTCGATGGAGAAGTCGTCTGGCGAGACTACGGGGACGGGCTTATACTAGCAACACCCACAGGCTCAACAGCCTACGCCATGTCAGCCGGAGGACCTATGGTGCATCCGAAGGCTGCTGTCTTCCTCCTTGTGCCTGTAAACTCGGTTGATGTGACACGCAGACCCCTTGTAGTAAACGACACCTCAACCATAGAAATCAACGAGATAAACAGCAGATATGATTGTGTAGTGATCTTAGACGGTATAATGAGGGTGAAGGTGGAGAACGGGATTAAAGCGAAGAAGGCTGCTGCGCCAGCCAAGATGATAAGGCTCAGAGGCGCCTCAACCACAGAGAGCAAGATCAGACGTAAGGTTAAGTTGGCTGAAGAGCTTCTTAAGATGCCGCCAAGCGCAAAGCTCGTCTTAAAGACGCTTGAATACGAAGGACCACTCGGGCAAAGAGAGATCTCTGAGAAGACCCTACTCCCGCCTAGAACTACTCGGCTTGCTCTGAAGCTTCTGCTCAGCAAGGGTCTCATTAAGAGAACAGCTGATCTAAGAGATGCTAGGCATAGGCTCTACCAGATCGCTTAG
- a CDS encoding fumarate hydratase — MAEYKLTTPLDEKTVRELTVGDVVYLSGTIYTARDEAHIHILEDLRRGREVNIPLKGAVIYHCGPILKREDGGWRVIAAGPTTSTRMNPLEPEFIEKMGIRGIIGKGGMSKRVSEALVKHGAVYFSFTGGAAVLAANGIKAVKGVYYEELGMAEAVWVLEVKEFGPLIVGMDAKGNSLYEKVEVEVERNVLKVKQKLGI, encoded by the coding sequence TTGGCTGAATATAAGCTGACCACACCGTTAGATGAGAAGACTGTTAGAGAGTTAACCGTTGGTGATGTGGTCTACCTCAGCGGCACAATATACACAGCAAGGGATGAAGCGCATATACACATTCTAGAGGATCTAAGAAGGGGGCGTGAGGTCAACATACCTTTAAAAGGCGCGGTAATATACCACTGCGGCCCCATACTTAAACGTGAAGATGGTGGTTGGAGGGTAATAGCTGCGGGTCCAACTACGAGCACAAGAATGAACCCACTTGAGCCAGAGTTTATCGAAAAGATGGGGATAAGGGGGATTATCGGTAAGGGAGGCATGTCTAAGCGTGTTTCCGAAGCGTTGGTGAAGCACGGCGCGGTCTACTTCTCATTCACAGGAGGAGCTGCGGTGCTCGCTGCCAACGGTATAAAAGCGGTCAAGGGCGTCTATTACGAGGAACTCGGCATGGCTGAGGCTGTCTGGGTGCTTGAGGTTAAGGAGTTCGGTCCGCTGATAGTAGGTATGGACGCTAAGGGTAATTCGCTGTATGAGAAGGTTGAGGTAGAGGTTGAGCGTAACGTCTTGAAGGTGAAGCAGAAGCTAGGCATCTAA
- a CDS encoding fumarate hydratase: MISKELVKSTVKELLRMASVELPIDVKKALRDAYEREVEDVPKMQLKAILDNIELAEKMGTPMCQDTGVHIVYVKLGDVEVEGLEDAIKEGVAEATATVPLRPNAVHPLTRKNPGTNVGLNMPYVHIEKIKDNFLEITVMPKGAGSENMSALAMLTPAAGLKGVKDFILQTVVKAGGQPCPPGILGVGIGGTADVAMKLAKEALLRPLGSRNPDPEIAKLEEELLEALNGLGIGPMGLGGKTTLLGVNIEVAYTHTASLPVAVNYQCWAARRATARIYPDGRVEYISHKKR, from the coding sequence TTGATCAGTAAGGAGCTCGTGAAATCTACTGTAAAGGAGCTTTTGAGGATGGCTTCCGTGGAACTGCCTATTGACGTTAAGAAGGCTTTGAGGGATGCTTATGAGCGCGAGGTCGAAGATGTGCCTAAGATGCAGCTTAAAGCTATATTGGATAACATAGAGTTGGCTGAGAAGATGGGTACACCTATGTGTCAAGATACCGGGGTGCATATAGTGTATGTTAAGTTGGGTGATGTTGAGGTTGAGGGGCTGGAGGATGCGATAAAAGAGGGTGTTGCTGAAGCTACGGCAACTGTACCCCTTCGCCCTAACGCGGTCCACCCGCTTACTAGGAAGAATCCTGGCACAAACGTTGGTTTGAACATGCCATACGTTCACATCGAGAAGATAAAAGACAACTTCTTGGAGATCACGGTTATGCCTAAGGGTGCTGGCTCTGAGAACATGAGTGCTTTGGCTATGCTTACACCAGCGGCTGGTCTTAAAGGTGTTAAAGATTTTATTTTACAGACCGTGGTTAAGGCTGGTGGACAGCCTTGCCCACCTGGTATACTCGGTGTAGGGATAGGTGGGACGGCTGATGTGGCTATGAAGCTCGCTAAAGAAGCCCTACTTAGACCCCTTGGCTCAAGAAACCCCGATCCTGAGATCGCTAAGCTTGAAGAAGAGCTACTTGAAGCCCTTAACGGCTTGGGTATAGGTCCGATGGGGTTAGGTGGTAAGACTACTCTACTCGGTGTTAATATCGAAGTTGCCTACACTCATACAGCATCGTTGCCTGTTGCTGTGAACTATCAGTGTTGGGCTGCTAGGCGCGCCACAGCCAGAATCTACCCAGATGGTAGGGTGGAGTATATTTCACATAAGAAGAGGTGA